The Candidatus Denitrolinea symbiosum DNA window GCCGATGATCTCGGCGTCAATGGTCAACTTCTCGGCGCTGTGACAGGCCAGGAAGTCGAGCATGCCCGCGCCCGAAATCATGTTGATGCCCGCCAGCGCGCCGATGAGGGCCGTCATGCCGCTTTCCATGCCAGACTGCGCGTCGATGCTTTTGCCGTCGGTGGCACAAAGGTAGGCGTGGGTGGGAAGCCCGAGAGATTTGCCGACCTGCGCGTACCCGGCGTCGATCATGGCGGTTTCGATGGCGCCCATCGGGGTACTTCCCTTCCGCATATCGAAGATCGTGGGCGCGCCGCCCCAGACGATGGGCGCGCCGGGTTTGGCGAGCTGGTGGATGACGATCCCGCTCAGACATTCCGCGGCGTGCTGGACGATGGAGCCGAGCAGCGTCACCGGCGCGCCCGCGCCCGCCAGCGGCATCGCGACGATCTCCGCGGGGACGCCGGCGCGCGCCAGTTGGATCAGATTCCCCGCGCCGAACGAAGACCAGACCAGCGGCGGGGAGGGGCACACGTCGAAGATTGCCGTCGGTTTGGCGGCCAGCCCGTCCCTGCCGCCGCTGAACAGGGCGAGCATGTCGAACATCGTCTGCGGATTCTGGTTCGAGAACGCGCCGGTCACGATCGGCTTTTCCGACAGCATCAACACCACGTAGAGCCGCCACAGGTCGCCGATCTCCTTGGGGACTTCGTTGCACACCACCGCGGTGGACTGCGCGTCGTACTGCGGCAGCATCTCGGTCACTTTGACGAGGCGCGCCAGGTCGCGCGTCTCCGACGGTCTGTGCTCGCCCGTTTCGGGGTCCAGGATGTGGACGCCCGAGGAGCCCGGGTCAAAGTGGACGGCGTCGCCTCCATACTGGACCTTCGGCTGGCCGCGCCGGTCGTGGAGGAAAAATTCGCGCGGGACGGTTTCCAGCGCGGCGCGGACGAGTTTCTCCGGGATGCGCGCGACTTCCGCGGCCTCGTCCACGTCCGCGCCCGCGGCGGCCAGCAATTGACGCGCCTCGGCATATTGGACTTTAATGCCGGGCTTGAGCATCAATTGAAAGGCCTCGTCGAGGATTTGGCCGATCAGGTCGGGGGTGAGGAATTCAAGTTTGGGTCTCATTCATGCCTCTCTATACACGGGCTTCACGGAATTTTGCGAAAGAAGACTTGATGAAATCCGCGAAAGTCCGCGCGCGGAATATCCGCGTGATCCGTGTACGGTTAGTTCTCGAGCGATTCGATGATCTTCGCCATTTCCGCGGAAAGTCTCGGGTCGAGCGGATCGGGCTGGTGTTCCGCGAGGATGCGGCGGGCTTTGGCGAGCGCCCAGTCGCGGGCGTCGTCTTTCTTCTCTTCCCATACGTTGTAGGGACGGCGGTCCATGAACTCGGGCAGGAAGATCTCGCGCATGTGCTTTTTAGTGTGCTTTTGCGCCAGGAAGTTCCCGCCCGGGCCGACGGCCGCGATGGTTTCGAGCGCGAGGGTTTCGTCGTCCACCACGATGCCCTGCATGGTCTTGTGGATGATGCTGAAGATCTCGCAGTCCATCATCATCTCCGCGAAGGACCAGATGCGCGAGCCGTGCAGGAATCCCACGCCGAGCAGCATGTCGGACATGACGACGCTCGCCATGAAAGTGGAGAGGCTGTTTTCGACGCCTGCCTGCCAGTTCGGCTCCTTCGCGCCGGTGGCGAACGATCCCATCGAAAGCGGGATGTTGTAGTAGTCCGCGAGGACGTTGGTGGCCGCGCCGAAGAGGAAGTCTTCGGGACCGCCGCCGGTGTACGCGCCCGAGCGCAGGTCGGAGGCGGTCTGCGCGGCGGCGTAGAAGACCGGCGCGCCGGGGAAGGCCAGCTGCAGGAGGGCCGTCCCCGCGAGGACTTCGGCGTTGCCCACCGCCAGATTGCCCGCCAGCGCGGCGGGTCCGGTGGTGAGGCAGGCGGCCATCGTCATGAAACCGGTCGGGATGCCGGCTTCGGCGGCGAGCAGCGCGGCGTCCACCGATCCGCCGTCGTGTCCGAGCGGGGGCGCGGTGCATTGCATCAGCGAAAGGACGGGGCGTTCGCGCAGTTTGTCCCTGCCGCCCGCGATCAACGCGGCCATTTCGATGGCGGCCCGCGCCTCGTGGACGGTGTAGATCGACTCCGTCTGGACGTGCTTGGTGGAGTTTTCCCAGATGGTTTTGATCTCGTGCAGGCCGCGCGTCTCGGCGGGTTTGTCCTGCGCGCTGACGGGAACCCAGTGGAAGGCGACCTCCTCGGTCGCGTCGGCGATGCGGGCGATGTCGCGCACGTCGTCGAGTTTGGACATGCGGCGGGCGCCGGTCTCGATGTCGATCACTTCCACGCCGCAGCCGTCCGTGCCGACGTAGACGTGGTTGCCGTCGAGGGGCAGGTCTTGTTGCGGATCGCGCGCCGCCAGCGTGTAGACGGGCGGCGCCTTCTTCAACGCTTCTTCGATGACGCGCGGCTTGACCTTGACGATCTTCTTTTCAAAGTCCACGTCCGCGCCGCTGGCCGCCCAGATCTCCAGCGCGCGCGCCGACGGGAATCGCACGCCGACGTTTTCGATGATGTGCAGGGTCGCGTCGTGAATCCGCTTCACTTCGGCGGGCGTGAGGACTTCCAATTTCAATTTCGGATTGGAAATGGATTTTATTTTCCTGGTCATTGGCGTTCCGCCTTCATAATTCATAATTCTGAATTCAGAATTATGAATTATGCCTCGCCCATGAGTTGTTTTGCCATTTGCACCGCGCCGATGGCGTCTTCCGAATAGCCGTCGGCTTCGATGCGCTGCACCCACTCGCGGGTGACGGGCGCGCCGCCGACCATCACGTGGATCTTTTTTCGCAGGCCCTTCGCGTCCAGTTTCTCGATGACTTCCTTCTGGCGGATCATCGTCGTCGTCAACAGCGCGGAGAGACCGATGATGTCCGCGTCGATTTCGAGAGCCTTCTCGATGATCTTGTCGGACGGGTTGTCCACGCCCATATCCACCACCGTGAAGCCCGAGGCCCCCAGCATGGTGGCGACGAGCGATTTGCCGATCTCGTGGATGTCGCCTTCGACGGTCGCCATCACGACCTTGCCGAGAGTCTTGCGCTCGGAGCCTTTCTTGGCGAGTTCCGGCTCGAGCGTGGCGACGGCGGCTTTCATCGCCTCGCCCGCCATGACGAGTTCGGGCAGAAAAGCCTCGCCCGCGGCGAACGCGTCGCCGACCGTGTTGACGCCGACCACGAACCCGTCGGTGATGGCCGTCAGCGGGTCCATCCCCTCGGCGATAGCCTGCTGCGCCAGCTGCACCGAGACGTCCGAATCGCCGTCAATGATGGATTGCGCCATTTTGTCTAAAAGTTCCTGTGACATGGGATTCTCCTTATGT harbors:
- a CDS encoding trimethylamine:corrinoid methyltransferase; the encoded protein is MTRKIKSISNPKLKLEVLTPAEVKRIHDATLHIIENVGVRFPSARALEIWAASGADVDFEKKIVKVKPRVIEEALKKAPPVYTLAARDPQQDLPLDGNHVYVGTDGCGVEVIDIETGARRMSKLDDVRDIARIADATEEVAFHWVPVSAQDKPAETRGLHEIKTIWENSTKHVQTESIYTVHEARAAIEMAALIAGGRDKLRERPVLSLMQCTAPPLGHDGGSVDAALLAAEAGIPTGFMTMAACLTTGPAALAGNLAVGNAEVLAGTALLQLAFPGAPVFYAAAQTASDLRSGAYTGGGPEDFLFGAATNVLADYYNIPLSMGSFATGAKEPNWQAGVENSLSTFMASVVMSDMLLGVGFLHGSRIWSFAEMMMDCEIFSIIHKTMQGIVVDDETLALETIAAVGPGGNFLAQKHTKKHMREIFLPEFMDRRPYNVWEEKKDDARDWALAKARRILAEHQPDPLDPRLSAEMAKIIESLEN
- a CDS encoding B12 binding domain of corrinoid protein, which encodes MSQELLDKMAQSIIDGDSDVSVQLAQQAIAEGMDPLTAITDGFVVGVNTVGDAFAAGEAFLPELVMAGEAMKAAVATLEPELAKKGSERKTLGKVVMATVEGDIHEIGKSLVATMLGASGFTVVDMGVDNPSDKIIEKALEIDADIIGLSALLTTTMIRQKEVIEKLDAKGLRKKIHVMVGGAPVTREWVQRIEADGYSEDAIGAVQMAKQLMGEA
- a CDS encoding trimethylamine:corrinoid methyltransferase, whose amino-acid sequence is MRPKLEFLTPDLIGQILDEAFQLMLKPGIKVQYAEARQLLAAAGADVDEAAEVARIPEKLVRAALETVPREFFLHDRRGQPKVQYGGDAVHFDPGSSGVHILDPETGEHRPSETRDLARLVKVTEMLPQYDAQSTAVVCNEVPKEIGDLWRLYVVLMLSEKPIVTGAFSNQNPQTMFDMLALFSGGRDGLAAKPTAIFDVCPSPPLVWSSFGAGNLIQLARAGVPAEIVAMPLAGAGAPVTLLGSIVQHAAECLSGIVIHQLAKPGAPIVWGGAPTIFDMRKGSTPMGAIETAMIDAGYAQVGKSLGLPTHAYLCATDGKSIDAQSGMESGMTALIGALAGINMISGAGMLDFLACHSAEKLTIDAEIIGMVQHMLKGIQVRTEPLAAAMYEGINFKADFLKQKVTRQLFPVEQYLPSPVIDRDSIRGWQDGGSLDAFDRAKIRANDLVAKYQRPESALAHEKELTAMVSALAREAGMDQMPDLT